From Pseudomonas sp. stari2:
AAACCCTGTTGCAGCGTCAGCCGGACGGCAGCCTGCAGGCAGCGGTCGATGGCCGCTGGGCTGGCAGCCTTTCGTCGGATATCGATCAATTGCTGCTGCGTCAGGTTGCCGGTCATCTGGACAGTCAACGCGTAGTGCTGGCACCAGCCACCGCCGGGTTCACCCCGGATGTGCAGGTGCTGTTGACCATCACGCGTCTGGACTCCGGTGCCAAGCAACCGGCGATTCTCGACGCGCAGTGGCGCCTGATCGACCGTCGTGGTCAGGTGCGGGACAACCGCATCGTTCATCTGCAAGAACTGCACAGTGGCGGCACGGCTTCGCAGGTTCAGGCCCAGGGTATCCTGTTGCAGCGCCTGGCCGAGCAACTGTCG
This genomic window contains:
- a CDS encoding membrane integrity-associated transporter subunit PqiC, with the translated sequence MTSLRPLIFLLAGVLGLAGCSVHQPVSLYQLDSGSPAQPAQSAGMAVLLGPVIVADYLQRETLLQRQPDGSLQAAVDGRWAGSLSSDIDQLLLRQVAGHLDSQRVVLAPATAGFTPDVQVLLTITRLDSGAKQPAILDAQWRLIDRRGQVRDNRIVHLQELHSGGTASQVQAQGILLQRLAEQLSVALKPLANQPPVAEAPRKPAPKPAAPAAEAEKQPKIPMASPIRTDMEVFRF